The genomic segment ATTCTGAACACAAAAATAGTGGGATTCGTTTCTCTAAAACCCAGCTTATGAAATTCAATGAAGAAGAGATGGAGGAAAAGATTTAAAGAGAGAGAAGAGCATTTCCGTCTCCTTGCAGAGATAACGCCATCTGCAATATTTATTCATGACGGAGAGAGGTACCTATATGTTAATCCCCCTATGGAACATATTACAGGGTATTCAAAGGAAGAACTCCTCAGTATGAAGCTATGGGAGATTATTCATCCAGATTATAGAGAAATGGTAAAGGATTTTGCAAGAAGAAGACTTCTGGGGGAGGATGTTCCATCAAAGTATGAGACAAAGATTCTTACAAAAGATGGTAGAGAGAGGTGGGCGAACATCTATGCAAGAAAGGTATCTTACAATGAAAAATCTATTGTTTTAGGATTAGCCTTTGATATAACAGACCTTAAGAGGGCAGAGGAAGCTCTTAGAGAAAGTGAGGAAAAGTTTAGGGTGATATTTGAGAATGCTGGAGTGGGCATAACCCTTGTTGATAGAGAAGGAAGATTGATAGACTGCAATTCCCACTTCAGAAACTTTGTTGGATACACAAAAGAAGAACTTATAGGTAAACACTGGCGTATCTATACTCATCCAGAGGATGTTGAGAGAAATCTTGATATTTTTGAGAAAATGATAAAGGAAAAGAAGGTTTTTGTGTTTGAAAAAAGGTTTAAGAGGAAAGATGGAAGAATCCTTTGGGGAAGAGTTACATCTCTCCTGTCTTTGATTCAAATGGAAGATTCCTTTTTCAAATAGGGATAACTGAGGATATAACCAAAGAGAAGAAGGCAATAGAGGCTTTAAAGAAGAGTGAATCTAAGTATAGAAGTCTTGTGGAAAAGATGTCTGAGGGTATATACATTCTGTATAATAACAGGTTTGAATTTGTGAACAATAGATTTATAGAGATGTTTGGATACACAAGAGAGGAGTTAAGGAGGGTGGACTTTAGAAAGCTCATAGCGCCTGAAAGTCTTCCATTAATAGAAGAGAGGGCAAGAAAACTAAAGAGGGGTGAGCCTGTCCCTGAGAAGTATGAATTTGTGGCACTTGATAAACATGGAAGGAAAGTTTATGTGGAGGTGTCTGTAACTTATGTTCCCTATAAGGAGGGAATTGCC from the Caldisericia bacterium genome contains:
- a CDS encoding PAS domain S-box protein is translated as MKKRWRKRFKEREEHFRLLAEITPSAIFIHDGERYLYVNPPMEHITGYSKEELLSMKLWEIIHPDYREMVKDFARRRLLGEDVPSKYETKILTKDGRERWANIYARKVSYNEKSIVLGLAFDITDLKRAEEALRESEEKFRVIFENAGVGITLVDREGRLIDCNSHFRNFVGYTKEELIGKHWRIYTHPEDVERNLDIFEKMIKEKKVFVFEKRFKRKDGRILWGRVTSLLSLIQMEDSFFK